Proteins from one Mastacembelus armatus chromosome 16, fMasArm1.2, whole genome shotgun sequence genomic window:
- the eomesb gene encoding eomesodermin homolog b isoform X2, whose protein sequence is MLGGEGESSAFSSTKEAADERRKSPAVEGDGPTPGSRYTEHGVGSDRYYIPPTLSKQSSETANPCSFIPYTPSGTVYNPSGAGRYPSSLHLGSVLPPAGFSPSTAGRSHFSPTYQLGQSTGCLYPPYAGSGSALSNMTLPTTGPGTRAQVYLCNRPLWVKFHRHQTEMIITKQGRRMFPFLSFNIAGLNLTAHYNVFVEVVLADPNHWRFQGGKWVTCGKADNSSQGNKVYIHPESPNTGAHWMRQEISFSKLKLTNNKGTSHSTSQMIVLQSLHKYQPRLHIVEVTEDGVEDINSDIKTQSFTFPETQFIAVTAYQNTDITQLKIDHNPFAKGFRDNYDSMYTAQENDRLTPSPTESPRAHQIVPGARYTMQPFFQDQFVNNLPQNRFYNSERAVPQTNSLLSPQSEDGVSQRWFVTSVQQGGNSTSTSNKLDLTPYEGEYSSSLLPYGIKSFSMQPSHALSYYPDSPFTTMSAGWGSRAAYQKKVTPSLPWSPRPSPTTGFPDSSEKVKLQIEEEVNSGGGSTSSWTERQPSALSLDKADCYSMACKRRRLSVNGSSTEDSDIKCEDLASAVTNDSAYKEASLSKGMAAYYSFYTNP, encoded by the exons ATGCTCGGTGGTGAAGGAGAGAGCAGCGCCTTTTCTTCTACGAAAGAAGCAGCGGATGAGAGGCGCAAGTCTCCAGCTGTGGAAGGGGACGGTCCGACCCCTGGCAGCAGGTACACAGAGCACGGGGTGGGTTCTGATCGGTACTACATCCCTCCAACTTTATCTAAACAAAGCTCAGAAACAGCGAACCCCTGCTCCTTTATTCCCTACACACCCAGCGGAACAGTTTACAACCCGTCCGGTGCCGGCAGGTACCCCTCATCTCTCCACCTGGGCTCCGTGTTACCTCCCGCGGGGTTTTCACCCTCCACAGCCGGTCGCAGTCACTTCAGCCCGACCTACCAGCTCGGGCAGAGCACCGGCTGCCTCTACCCACCCTACGCCGGTTCAGGTTCTGCTCTCAGCAACATGACTCTACCCACCACAGGCCCGGGGACGCGGGCCCAGGTCTACCTCTGCAACCGACCGCTGTGGGTGAAGTTCCACCGGCACCAGACCGAGATGATTATCACCAAGCAGGGCAG ACGAATGTTCCCATTCCTCAGTTTTAACATAGCTGGTCTGAACTTAACAGCGCACTACAACGTGTTTGTGGAAGTGGTGCTGGCCGATCCGAACCACTGGAGATTTCAGGGTGGCAAGTGGGTCACCTGTGGGAAGGCGGACAACAGCAGCCAAG gGAACAAAGTTTATATCCACCCAGAGTCCCCGAACACAGGGGCTCACTGGATGAGACAAGAAATCTCCTTCAGTAAGCTGAAACTCACCAACAACAAAGGAACAAGTCATAGTACTTCACAG ATGATCGTCCTGCAATCCTTGCACAAGTACCAGCCGAGGCTGCATATTGTCGAGGTGACCGAGGACGGAGTGGAGGACATTAACAGCGACATAAAGACTCAGAGCTTCACGTTTCCAGAGACCCAGTTTATAGCCGTCACTGCCTATCAAAACACTGAT aTCACACAGCTGAAAATTGATCACAACCCCTTTGCCAAAGGATTTAGAGACAATTATGATTC gATGTACACAGCTCAAGAGAATGATCGCCTTACACCATCTCCAACCGAATCTCCACGAGCCCATCAGATTGTCCCAGGCGCCCGCTACACCATGCAGCCCTTTTTCCAGGACCAGTTTGTCAACAACCTTCCTCAGAATCGCTTCTACAATAGCGAGAGAGCAGTACCACAGACTAACAGCCTCCTCTCACCTCAGAGTGAAGATGGAGTTTCGCAGAGATGGTTTGTCACCTCTGTGCAGCAAGGGGGAAACAGCACTAGCACAAGCAATAAGCTAGATCTGACACCTTATGAGGGTGAATACTCAAGCTCCCTGCTTCCTTATGGCATCAAGTCCTTTTCCATGCAACCATCGCATGCTCTCAGTTACTACCCAGACTCTCCTTTTACCACCATGTCAGCAGGGTGGGGGTCCAGAGCAGCATACCAGAAAAAGGTCACTCCCAGTCTGCCTTGGTCTCCCAGACCCAGTCCAACAACTGGTTTCCCAGACAGCTCAGAAAAAGTTAAACTACAGATAGAAGAGGAGGTGAACAGTGGTGGAGGCTCGACATCCTCCTGGACAGAGAGACAGCCATCAGCTCTTTCACTTGACAAGGCTGACTGTTACTCCATGGCCTGTAAACGAAGGCGCTTGTCTGTTAATGGTTCAAGCACAGAAGACTCTGACATCAAGTGTGAAGACTTGGCTTCTGCTGTCACCAATGATAGCGCCTATAAAGAAGCATCCTTATCGAAAGGCATGGCTGCTTACTATTCCTTTTATACAAACCCCtga
- the eomesb gene encoding eomesodermin homolog b isoform X1, protein MLGGEGESSAFSSTKEAADERRKSPAVEGDGPTPGSRYTEHGVGSDRYYIPPTLSKQSSETANPCSFIPYTPSGTVYNPSGAGRYPSSLHLGSVLPPAGFSPSTAGRSHFSPTYQLGQSTGCLYPPYAGSGSALSNMTLPTTGPGTRAQVYLCNRPLWVKFHRHQTEMIITKQGRRMFPFLSFNIAGLNLTAHYNVFVEVVLADPNHWRFQGGKWVTCGKADNSSQGTETGNKVYIHPESPNTGAHWMRQEISFSKLKLTNNKGTSHSTSQMIVLQSLHKYQPRLHIVEVTEDGVEDINSDIKTQSFTFPETQFIAVTAYQNTDITQLKIDHNPFAKGFRDNYDSMYTAQENDRLTPSPTESPRAHQIVPGARYTMQPFFQDQFVNNLPQNRFYNSERAVPQTNSLLSPQSEDGVSQRWFVTSVQQGGNSTSTSNKLDLTPYEGEYSSSLLPYGIKSFSMQPSHALSYYPDSPFTTMSAGWGSRAAYQKKVTPSLPWSPRPSPTTGFPDSSEKVKLQIEEEVNSGGGSTSSWTERQPSALSLDKADCYSMACKRRRLSVNGSSTEDSDIKCEDLASAVTNDSAYKEASLSKGMAAYYSFYTNP, encoded by the exons ATGCTCGGTGGTGAAGGAGAGAGCAGCGCCTTTTCTTCTACGAAAGAAGCAGCGGATGAGAGGCGCAAGTCTCCAGCTGTGGAAGGGGACGGTCCGACCCCTGGCAGCAGGTACACAGAGCACGGGGTGGGTTCTGATCGGTACTACATCCCTCCAACTTTATCTAAACAAAGCTCAGAAACAGCGAACCCCTGCTCCTTTATTCCCTACACACCCAGCGGAACAGTTTACAACCCGTCCGGTGCCGGCAGGTACCCCTCATCTCTCCACCTGGGCTCCGTGTTACCTCCCGCGGGGTTTTCACCCTCCACAGCCGGTCGCAGTCACTTCAGCCCGACCTACCAGCTCGGGCAGAGCACCGGCTGCCTCTACCCACCCTACGCCGGTTCAGGTTCTGCTCTCAGCAACATGACTCTACCCACCACAGGCCCGGGGACGCGGGCCCAGGTCTACCTCTGCAACCGACCGCTGTGGGTGAAGTTCCACCGGCACCAGACCGAGATGATTATCACCAAGCAGGGCAG ACGAATGTTCCCATTCCTCAGTTTTAACATAGCTGGTCTGAACTTAACAGCGCACTACAACGTGTTTGTGGAAGTGGTGCTGGCCGATCCGAACCACTGGAGATTTCAGGGTGGCAAGTGGGTCACCTGTGGGAAGGCGGACAACAGCAGCCAAGGTACAGAAACAG gGAACAAAGTTTATATCCACCCAGAGTCCCCGAACACAGGGGCTCACTGGATGAGACAAGAAATCTCCTTCAGTAAGCTGAAACTCACCAACAACAAAGGAACAAGTCATAGTACTTCACAG ATGATCGTCCTGCAATCCTTGCACAAGTACCAGCCGAGGCTGCATATTGTCGAGGTGACCGAGGACGGAGTGGAGGACATTAACAGCGACATAAAGACTCAGAGCTTCACGTTTCCAGAGACCCAGTTTATAGCCGTCACTGCCTATCAAAACACTGAT aTCACACAGCTGAAAATTGATCACAACCCCTTTGCCAAAGGATTTAGAGACAATTATGATTC gATGTACACAGCTCAAGAGAATGATCGCCTTACACCATCTCCAACCGAATCTCCACGAGCCCATCAGATTGTCCCAGGCGCCCGCTACACCATGCAGCCCTTTTTCCAGGACCAGTTTGTCAACAACCTTCCTCAGAATCGCTTCTACAATAGCGAGAGAGCAGTACCACAGACTAACAGCCTCCTCTCACCTCAGAGTGAAGATGGAGTTTCGCAGAGATGGTTTGTCACCTCTGTGCAGCAAGGGGGAAACAGCACTAGCACAAGCAATAAGCTAGATCTGACACCTTATGAGGGTGAATACTCAAGCTCCCTGCTTCCTTATGGCATCAAGTCCTTTTCCATGCAACCATCGCATGCTCTCAGTTACTACCCAGACTCTCCTTTTACCACCATGTCAGCAGGGTGGGGGTCCAGAGCAGCATACCAGAAAAAGGTCACTCCCAGTCTGCCTTGGTCTCCCAGACCCAGTCCAACAACTGGTTTCCCAGACAGCTCAGAAAAAGTTAAACTACAGATAGAAGAGGAGGTGAACAGTGGTGGAGGCTCGACATCCTCCTGGACAGAGAGACAGCCATCAGCTCTTTCACTTGACAAGGCTGACTGTTACTCCATGGCCTGTAAACGAAGGCGCTTGTCTGTTAATGGTTCAAGCACAGAAGACTCTGACATCAAGTGTGAAGACTTGGCTTCTGCTGTCACCAATGATAGCGCCTATAAAGAAGCATCCTTATCGAAAGGCATGGCTGCTTACTATTCCTTTTATACAAACCCCtga